The stretch of DNA CGACATCCAGCCGCTGGAAAGCCCAAAGCGGGGAACCGATGGAACGCAGCATCACCGATACACCCGCCACGATTGAGAGCAAGGACAAGACCAGGGTGAAATCGAGACGCAACTCGGCCGGCACAGCAAAGAGGAACGGTGCAGCCCAAGACAGCCCCACTCCCACGAGGGCAATCACCATCCCCTGAATCAAAAAAACCAAGGAACCGGTGAGGAGCATGCTCCCATAGCGGTCTCCCTCGGCCTCGTCCTTGTGATCGGCAAGAAACCGGCTGAGGGCGGAAGACATCCCGAAATCCAAAAGCATCAAATATCCTGAAATTTGCTGGGCCAGGGCCCACAGGCCGAATTCTTCCTTGCCCAGATAGTGCAGCGCAAGGGGGATGCTGGCCATGGTGTAGCCGATATTGACCGCCATGGCCAGATAGCCCGTGGCCATGGAAGCGGCAAATTTCTTGACCCGGCCCATAAGGAGATGAGCATAGCGTTCTTACATGAATACAACATGAAAAAGTCTTTTGAAATGGCGGTGATCGGCGGGGGAATCGTGGGTTTGGGCACCGCTCTGGCCCTGTTGAAGAAGCGACCTTCTTGCCGCCTGGTCCTCTTTGAAAAAGAAAAATCCTGCGGCACCCACCAAAGTACGCACAACAGCGGCGTCCTCCACGCCGGATTGTATTACAAACCCGGATCCCTCAAGGCCCGGCTGGCCGTGGAGGGCATACGTAGAATGACCGCATTCTGCGCTGAGCATGCCGTCCCCCACGAGATTTGTGGCAAAGTGGTGGTGGCGACGAATCCGGAGGAAATCATCCGACTCAACGCCCTCTATGACCGCGGGCAACAAAATGGTTTGTCCGGACTCCGGTTGCTCTCCCAACCCGAGTTATTGCAACGCGAACCCCACGCAGCCGGCCAGGCCGCCCTCCTGGTTCCAGAGGAAGGCATTGTGGACTATGAATCCGTTTGCGCCGCCCTGGTCGCGGAGATCCGGCAACTCGGCGGTGAAATCGCGACTTCGTCACGGGTGCTAAAGGCCACGGAACATCACTCGGAATGGATATTGCAAACCACCTCCGGGGACTACGCTGCCTCGTTTCTCATCAATTGCGCAGGCCTGCATTCGGATCGCGTGGCCACCCTCTCCGGAGAAAAACCGGATTCCCGGATCATTCCCTTCAGGGGCGAGTACTACAAACTTAAACCTTCGGCTTTCCACTTGGTCAACCACCTCATCTATCCGGTTCCCGACCCCACATTCCCTTTTTTGGGGGTTCACTTCACCCGGCTCATCCACGGAGGCATCGAAGCCGGACCCAATGCAGTCCTGGCCCTGGCCCGCGAAGGCTACCGCAAGACCGACATCCATCTCCGAGATCTGGCCGGGTCCCTGGCCTATAAGGGTCTTTGGAAGTTTTTATTCCGGCACCCATCCATGTGCTGGCAGGAATGGGCCCAATCGCTCAGCCCCACTCTTTTTGTCAGGGCTCTGCAAAAACTGGTTCCGAGTATCCAGCTTTCCGACATCGAACCGGGCGGCGCGGGCGTTCGGGCCCAAGCCATGGGCGGAGACGGAACCCTGGTGCAGGATTTTGCCCTCATCGCACGTCCCCGAGCCCTCCACGTCCTGAACGCCCCCAGCCCGGCAGCCACCGCATCTTTGTCCATCGGAGAGGAAATCGCCCGCCGAGTTCTCGACTGATTTCTCCTGCTGGCCAGTTTCTTGTTTCCGCGTGATGGCGTGCCCGCCAAACGCGGCCTTCAGCCCTTCCCGGTTTACGCGTCACGGCACGGGCAAACTTTGGCTTTCCGCTTTCCGCTTTCCGCTTTTCGACTTTTCGACTTTTCGAAATTTCAGCTTTTCGCTATTTTAGAATCTTTCAACCCCAGCGCCATTTCGTAGCAGAGCCGGGTCTGTTCGCGATAGGTGGCTTCGTTGTAATTCTCGGCAATCCGTTTGCTCGCCTGGTTTCCCAATTGCATGAGCCGGACCCGATCCTGATCGAGATCCAGGATCGCCTCCGCGATCGCCGACGCCATGGTCTCGGGCCGGGTCACGGGAATCTTGATGCCACAATCCTCCGTGACGATCTCCGAAGGCCCGCACCAATCCGCCACCACCGGGGCACAACCGGCCAGCATCGCTTCCATCATGGTTTGCCCCGCCCCTTCCCTCAGGCTGGGCAGAAGGTAAATGTCGGAGGATTGAAGGGTTTTGAAAAAATCCTCGCGGGACAGGGTGTTCCCGATCGACACCTCGCGCTCCAAACCCAATCGTGCGGCCAAGGCCACCAGATGCTCCAGTTCCGGACCGCGGCTGGTGATGGTATAAGAAAAACGCAGCCCCCGGGCTTTCAACTGGGCCAGGGCGTGGAGGGCAATGGCCACGCCTTTGCGCCCTTCGAGGTTGCCGCTGCCAAAAATTCGCAGCGGACCCAGGGGGGGAGATGATGTTCCCGGACGACGCAATTGCGCGATATGCGCATCAGCAAAGAAAACATTGCAGAAGACAAACACGCCCTCCGCCCTTCCTCGCAGGGGGACCAAAGCCTCCAAGGCCTGTCCATGGGTCACCGGCACCACCGCGGCATGGCGGGCAGTGGCCCTCACCCCTGGGTTGAACCGGCTCCACACTCCGGACAGACGACGGAACTGCTCGAACAAGTACGCCGATGGACTGAGGATCCCATAGCAACTCGAAGGAAAAACTTCAGTTCCGCTGATCGGCCCCCAGACCAGTGGAACGGGCAACCGCCACAGGTCACATCCCACCCTCCAGGTGGTGTACGTGACGAGGTGGGAAAGATCGAAACCCACCTCCGCGTGCCATCGGCTGGCCTCGGGAAGGATTGCGGCGTTGAAATCCATGTAACCCTTCCAGCTTTGGAGCCGTGCCACCATCCGGTTCTCCGAACACTTGGCCTGTCGGCCGAGAAATCGGAAATGAAGGTTCGTCGGGATCAAGCCCTCACTGCGGGCCCGCTCCAGGGGTGCGGCGTTGTCGCCAGAAGTGATGACATAGATTTCATGATCTTCCGCCAAGGCCCGGCAGGCACGCCAACCATAGGCCCCTTCGGAGCCCGCGTAGGGATTGCAGGCGATGGCCGAAACGAGGACTTTCATGACAATTGCAAATGAATGAGCCGGGTCCCGTCATCCTCAAAGGCCGCGCCAGCCACCACCAAGGGTTCGAGTGCCTTCGTCACGGCGGCATGACTCTCTGGCGGAGCCAGCACCAGCAGAAATCCGCCGCCACCCGCCCCCAGGAGTTTTCCGCCGTAAGCTCCGGCCTTTCTGGCCCGGTCATAGGCTTCATTGACAGAGGAATTGCTGATCTTGGAAGAAAGCCGCTGTTTGGACTCCCAAGCCTCATGCAGCAGCCGTCCAAAATCACGGACATGGAAAGCATTCCCGCATAGCATTTCGGAGGCTGCCGCCACTTGTTCCCGCATCGCCGCAAGGGTGGCCAAATTGACTTGGGTACGTTTCTTTTGTTCATCCAGCACATCCTCCGAAAAACGGGTGATGCCGGTGAAGAAGAGAAGCATGTGGCGTTGCAATTCCGCCTTGCGCTCCAAGGAGAGCGGAAGCGGATCGGCGCGGAAGACCGGTGAACGCGCAAAGGTGATCCGGCGGAAGCCCCCCAGTGCCGCGGCCACCTGATCCTGGCTGCCCACTTTTTCCCCGATGACCTTTTGCTCCAAATGGATGGCGTCCAAGGCCAGTTGTTCCTGACTGACCAGCTTTCCCTTGAAGGCATAGAGTGCGTGAAGCAAGCCAACGGTGAAGGACGAGGAGGACCCCAGTCCACTGCGGGCCGGAAGATCGGTCGTGACTGAAATCTCAATGCCGGAATCGATACCGAGCCACTCAAGGGCGTTGCGCACACAGGGATGGGCGATCTCGGAAACGGTGCGGACCAATTCGGTTTTGGAATAAGCCACGCGGATTCGATGCTCAAACAAAGGATTCAGGCGCGAAACCGTGACATACACGTACTGATTGATGCTGGTGCTCAACACCTCCCCACCGTGTTCCTCATAGTATTCCGGATAGTCGGTGCCACCCCCAAAAAAACTGACACGTAGGGGGGTTTTGGAGATCACCATGAGATGATCTTTACTATACCCACGGGTTCTTTTAGAAAAGTCGAAATTTATGAGTTATAGCCTAGAGAAGAAACGGGTTCTCGTAACCGGAGCAAAGGGCTTCGTTGGACGCAACCTGGTCCCGCGATTGGCCGCATCGGGTTGCGAATTGATCACCCCGGGCCGCAAAGATTACGACCTCTTGGAACAGGATCAGGTGCGCGCCTTGTTCCGCGATACCCGTCCCCAGGTGGTCTTCCATCTGGCCGCTTATGTGGGCGGGATTCTGGCCAACCGCGATTACCCGGCGGATTTCTGCTACCGCAACATGGCCTTGGCGGCCCATCCCCTTCATGAAGCTTGGAAGAGCGGAGTGGAAAAGTTTGTCGGGCTCATGGGCGGATGCAGTTATCCGGCGACCGCCCCCAGTCCCATCCGCGAGGACCAGTTGTGGAATGGCTATCCGCAACCGGAAAGCGCCCCTTACTCCCTGGCCAAGGCCATGGGCCACGAACTGGCAAAGGCCTACCGACGGCAATACGGCTTCGATGCCATTGTCCTCGTGCCGGGCAACATCTACGGACCGTGGGACAACTTTGATCTCAACGCTTCCCATGTCATCCCCGCGCTCATCCGCAAATATGTGGAGGCCCGTGAATCCGGCACAAATGAGATCACGGCCTGGGGAACCGGGGCACCCAAGCGCGATTTCGTTTACATCGAGGACGTCTGTCGCGCCGTGGTCCATGCCGCGCAGGTTTACAGCGGCCCTGAAATCATCAACATTTCCTCCGGCACCCGGGTGACCATCCGCGAATTGGTCGAACTCATCTCAAATTTGGCCGGCTACCAG from Candidatus Methylacidiphilales bacterium encodes:
- a CDS encoding glycosyltransferase; amino-acid sequence: MKVLVSAIACNPYAGSEGAYGWRACRALAEDHEIYVITSGDNAAPLERARSEGLIPTNLHFRFLGRQAKCSENRMVARLQSWKGYMDFNAAILPEASRWHAEVGFDLSHLVTYTTWRVGCDLWRLPVPLVWGPISGTEVFPSSCYGILSPSAYLFEQFRRLSGVWSRFNPGVRATARHAAVVPVTHGQALEALVPLRGRAEGVFVFCNVFFADAHIAQLRRPGTSSPPLGPLRIFGSGNLEGRKGVAIALHALAQLKARGLRFSYTITSRGPELEHLVALAARLGLEREVSIGNTLSREDFFKTLQSSDIYLLPSLREGAGQTMMEAMLAGCAPVVADWCGPSEIVTEDCGIKIPVTRPETMASAIAEAILDLDQDRVRLMQLGNQASKRIAENYNEATYREQTRLCYEMALGLKDSKIAKS
- a CDS encoding GDP-L-fucose synthase, which gives rise to MSYSLEKKRVLVTGAKGFVGRNLVPRLAASGCELITPGRKDYDLLEQDQVRALFRDTRPQVVFHLAAYVGGILANRDYPADFCYRNMALAAHPLHEAWKSGVEKFVGLMGGCSYPATAPSPIREDQLWNGYPQPESAPYSLAKAMGHELAKAYRRQYGFDAIVLVPGNIYGPWDNFDLNASHVIPALIRKYVEARESGTNEITAWGTGAPKRDFVYIEDVCRAVVHAAQVYSGPEIINISSGTRVTIRELVELISNLAGYQGKILWDSTKPDGQMDKGFDVGRMRDILGFECTTPLREGLEKTFAWFTQNRKAALRLS
- the lhgO gene encoding L-2-hydroxyglutarate oxidase, which produces MKKSFEMAVIGGGIVGLGTALALLKKRPSCRLVLFEKEKSCGTHQSTHNSGVLHAGLYYKPGSLKARLAVEGIRRMTAFCAEHAVPHEICGKVVVATNPEEIIRLNALYDRGQQNGLSGLRLLSQPELLQREPHAAGQAALLVPEEGIVDYESVCAALVAEIRQLGGEIATSSRVLKATEHHSEWILQTTSGDYAASFLINCAGLHSDRVATLSGEKPDSRIIPFRGEYYKLKPSAFHLVNHLIYPVPDPTFPFLGVHFTRLIHGGIEAGPNAVLALAREGYRKTDIHLRDLAGSLAYKGLWKFLFRHPSMCWQEWAQSLSPTLFVRALQKLVPSIQLSDIEPGGAGVRAQAMGGDGTLVQDFALIARPRALHVLNAPSPAATASLSIGEEIARRVLD